Proteins from a single region of Candidatus Auribacterota bacterium:
- the rpmE gene encoding 50S ribosomal protein L31 codes for MKKDIHPKYADATIICACGEVIQTRSTKKEIKVGVCSKCHPFFTGTQKYLDTAGRVEKFMKKYAGVKIAKKKIRTRAGETTVPAVEAGARPVAAEGAAEPPAREAPPAPEGAPPAAGQPPAGPAEGGAPQAAPGAEPAE; via the coding sequence ATGAAGAAGGACATTCATCCCAAGTACGCGGACGCGACGATCATCTGCGCCTGCGGAGAGGTGATCCAGACGCGCTCGACGAAGAAAGAGATCAAGGTCGGCGTCTGTTCCAAGTGCCACCCGTTTTTCACGGGGACGCAGAAGTATCTCGATACCGCCGGTCGCGTGGAAAAATTCATGAAGAAGTACGCCGGCGTGAAGATCGCGAAGAAAAAGATCCGCACGAGAGCGGGAGAAACTACGGTCCCTGCGGTGGAGGCGGGAGCCCGTCCCGTTGCCGCGGAGGGCGCCGCTGAACCCCCCGCACGGGAGGCACCCCCTGCTCCCGAGGGCGCGCCGCCCGCCGCAGGGCAGCCCCCGGCAGGCCCCGCGGAGGGGGGAGCGCCTCAGGCTGCCCCGGGCGCTGAACCCGCAGAATGA
- the rho gene encoding transcription termination factor Rho — protein MTATSAAGVETPRVPRGREAAPGKGEQVNISKLQQMTVSQLSKMGKDLKILGIATLKKHQLIFEILKAKAVENGLMFGEGCLEILPDGFGFLRSQNYNYLPCPEDIYVSPSQIRRFDLKKGDTVSGQIRPPKDKERYFALIRVEAINYEDPEKAKDKILFDNLTPLYPRERLIMETTPENTSMRVFDLLTPIGKGQRGLIVSPPRAGKTMLLQAVANSITANNPACYLIVLLIDERPEEVTDMERTVKGEVVSSTFDEPADRHVQGAEMVINKARRLVEHKRDVVILLDSITRLARAYNVIQPHSGKILSGGVDSNALQKPKRFFGAARNIEEGGSLTIIATALIDTGSRMDDVIFEEFKGTGNMELHLDRRLVDKRIFPAIDIEKSGTRKEELLLHPDELAKVWILRKALGGLNPVEVMELIVEKVKKTKSNAEFLMSLNQ, from the coding sequence ATGACCGCGACGAGCGCGGCGGGCGTGGAGACTCCGAGGGTTCCCCGCGGGCGGGAGGCGGCTCCGGGGAAGGGAGAGCAGGTCAATATCAGCAAGCTTCAGCAGATGACCGTCTCGCAGCTCAGCAAGATGGGCAAAGATCTGAAGATCCTCGGCATCGCGACATTGAAGAAGCATCAGCTCATTTTTGAAATTCTCAAGGCCAAGGCTGTGGAGAACGGACTCATGTTCGGCGAGGGCTGTCTCGAAATTCTCCCCGACGGTTTTGGTTTTCTTCGCTCGCAGAACTATAACTACCTCCCCTGCCCCGAGGATATCTACGTGTCGCCGTCCCAGATACGGAGATTTGACCTCAAGAAGGGCGATACCGTCTCCGGGCAGATCCGGCCACCGAAGGACAAGGAGCGTTACTTCGCGCTCATTCGCGTCGAGGCGATCAACTATGAGGATCCGGAGAAGGCCAAGGACAAGATCCTGTTCGATAACCTCACCCCCCTCTATCCCCGCGAGCGTCTCATCATGGAGACCACGCCGGAGAATACCAGCATGAGGGTGTTCGACCTCCTCACGCCGATCGGCAAGGGGCAGCGCGGACTGATTGTCTCCCCGCCCCGGGCGGGCAAGACGATGCTCCTCCAGGCGGTTGCGAACAGCATCACCGCGAACAACCCCGCGTGCTACCTCATCGTGCTCCTCATAGACGAGCGTCCAGAGGAGGTCACGGACATGGAGCGGACGGTCAAGGGTGAGGTGGTGAGTTCAACATTCGATGAGCCGGCGGACCGGCACGTGCAGGGGGCGGAGATGGTGATCAACAAGGCGAGGCGGCTCGTGGAGCACAAGCGGGACGTGGTCATCCTGCTGGACAGCATTACCCGGCTGGCCCGCGCGTACAACGTTATTCAACCGCACAGCGGCAAGATTCTCTCCGGCGGCGTGGATTCCAACGCGCTCCAGAAACCGAAGCGGTTTTTTGGCGCCGCGCGCAACATCGAGGAGGGGGGGAGCCTTACGATCATCGCGACCGCCCTCATTGACACCGGGAGCCGCATGGACGACGTGATCTTCGAAGAGTTCAAGGGGACCGGCAACATGGAGCTCCACCTCGACCGCCGCCTCGTTGACAAGAGGATCTTCCCCGCGATTGATATCGAGAAATCCGGCACGCGGAAAGAGGAGCTGCTCCTGCACCCGGACGAGCTCGCCAAGGTCTGGATCCTGCGCAAGGCGCTCGGCGGGCTCAATCCGGTGGAGGTCATGGAGCTGATTGTCGAAAAGGTCAAGAAGACGAAGAGCAACGCCGAGTTCCTTATGTCGCTGAACCAGTGA
- the coaE gene encoding dephospho-CoA kinase (Dephospho-CoA kinase (CoaE) performs the final step in coenzyme A biosynthesis.) — MIRIGLTGGMGTGKATVAKMFARRGALVVDADELARETVRPGRRAWRRIVEAFGRGVLRADRSIDRRALAGIVFSDPRKVKRLNAIVHPPVIREMRLKLARAAREGEYAVAVADVPLLFEVGLEGEFDRTVVVACPREAQVARCGERDGLSRREIERRVRMQMPIAEKIRRSDFVIDNGGTLKNTERQVRDMWRILTGGSA, encoded by the coding sequence TTGATACGGATAGGATTAACGGGCGGCATGGGGACGGGGAAGGCGACCGTGGCGAAGATGTTTGCCCGCCGCGGGGCCCTCGTGGTTGACGCCGATGAGCTCGCACGTGAAACGGTACGGCCGGGGCGGCGGGCGTGGAGGCGGATCGTCGAGGCATTCGGCAGGGGCGTCCTCAGGGCCGATCGGTCCATAGATCGGCGCGCCCTCGCCGGAATCGTCTTCAGTGATCCGCGGAAGGTGAAGCGTTTAAACGCCATTGTGCACCCGCCGGTGATACGGGAGATGAGGCTGAAGCTCGCCCGCGCCGCCAGAGAGGGGGAGTACGCCGTGGCGGTCGCCGACGTGCCGCTCCTCTTCGAGGTTGGCCTGGAGGGCGAGTTTGACAGAACGGTCGTCGTCGCGTGCCCGCGCGAAGCGCAGGTCGCGCGCTGCGGTGAGAGGGATGGGCTCTCGCGGAGGGAGATCGAGCGCAGGGTGAGGATGCAGATGCCCATCGCGGAGAAAATAAGGCGTTCTGATTTTGTGATCGACAACGGCGGAACGCTTAAAAATACAGAGCGACAGGTGAGGGATATGTGGAGAATACTAACAGGAGGTAGCGCGTGA